A genome region from Geobacter pickeringii includes the following:
- a CDS encoding TolC family protein, whose product MKHHAGAPAIQFSARGALVLGQALLAFGLLAASSARGEGVPTTLDLSRKAAIEMAIRKNIDLKTEALNSSMAVIDVSRSRGIYDPLFGISANGGVVSTPGDPFFRTKSGVASISLSQLLPTGGSISAATQSGFTNAEASTLTTTTTEWQSSVGLSATQPLLRNAGKEATELSITLAENSQQDSVERLRFFISDTVLSVITSYNRLFTLRKTLESRLTALNSAQGLRDEIQTRMKGGKKQDLEIANAEYAIAQRRKDLVEAERNVRDQEATLRYLIGIEDKTQIVTVDPPSREEPPETEDQVLKKALELRNDLKQLQLSLKSSQLQERVARHQALPDLSLSASGGFTGTADNFGRSYRQIGERPGSYWSAGMVFSVPLGNTALRNDYLKSKIRTEQLGNQIKALAWKIRNDVESDLRALISARLQMQTADRALQYAEQRREEYRKQGRAGTTTVQDVINADNDLTAARTAQMEALETFAYTVSKLWRDAGELLERQGIQIDAAQPEKIVGDDGGEGSPPKGDGKQSEETTSPSVALQRVAFHTDRDALAVSDGGNALFTGPVKTASEQPGDVLPHRQGDSQPAAGSAGSAKGVTVPGADAKVPQDAPSPTVEGSDPSGREKRYTLRIGEYVARSALEESRSKVAEAGLSSTVEQGSKKTVQMLRLYLDEYPNREAARMAVEKLRALDADPFIIRSGEHRHRVYAGSYSDRESALREQARLSGKGMKLRMVAASVTMPTLVLVAGNFSTEEAARIAVARLEERGIRASVAESGL is encoded by the coding sequence ATGAAGCATCATGCCGGCGCACCAGCAATCCAGTTTTCTGCCAGGGGGGCCCTTGTCTTAGGGCAGGCACTCCTCGCCTTTGGCCTCCTCGCTGCCAGCAGCGCCCGGGGTGAAGGTGTTCCCACCACCCTGGATCTGTCGCGAAAAGCCGCCATCGAGATGGCGATCCGCAAGAATATCGACCTGAAGACCGAGGCGCTCAACTCCTCCATGGCGGTGATCGATGTCAGCAGGAGCCGGGGGATCTACGACCCGCTCTTCGGCATTTCGGCCAATGGCGGAGTCGTGTCGACCCCGGGTGATCCGTTCTTCAGAACGAAGAGCGGGGTTGCCTCCATCAGCCTGAGCCAGCTCCTGCCGACCGGCGGCAGCATCAGTGCCGCAACCCAGTCCGGCTTCACCAACGCGGAAGCATCGACCCTCACCACGACGACCACCGAATGGCAGTCCTCGGTCGGCCTGAGCGCCACCCAGCCCCTCCTGCGGAACGCGGGGAAGGAGGCCACGGAACTCAGCATCACCCTGGCCGAGAACAGTCAGCAGGACTCCGTGGAACGGCTGCGCTTCTTCATCTCCGACACCGTCCTGTCGGTCATCACCTCGTACAACCGCCTCTTCACGCTGCGCAAAACGCTGGAATCGAGACTGACGGCCCTGAACTCCGCCCAGGGGCTCCGGGACGAAATCCAGACCAGGATGAAGGGAGGGAAGAAACAGGACCTTGAGATTGCCAACGCCGAATATGCCATTGCCCAACGGCGCAAAGACCTGGTTGAAGCCGAACGGAACGTCCGGGACCAGGAAGCAACGCTGCGCTATCTGATCGGGATAGAAGACAAGACCCAGATCGTCACCGTTGATCCCCCCTCGCGGGAAGAGCCGCCGGAAACGGAAGACCAGGTCCTGAAAAAGGCGCTGGAGCTCCGCAACGACCTGAAGCAGCTCCAGCTGTCCTTGAAGTCGAGCCAGTTGCAGGAACGGGTCGCGCGGCACCAGGCGCTCCCCGACCTCTCGCTCAGCGCCAGCGGCGGATTCACGGGAACCGCGGACAACTTCGGGAGAAGCTATCGGCAGATCGGGGAGCGCCCCGGGAGTTACTGGTCTGCCGGAATGGTGTTCAGCGTTCCGCTCGGCAACACCGCACTGAGAAACGACTATCTCAAGAGCAAGATCAGGACCGAGCAGCTGGGAAATCAGATCAAGGCGCTTGCGTGGAAGATCCGCAATGACGTGGAGTCCGACCTGCGCGCCCTCATCTCGGCGCGACTCCAGATGCAGACGGCCGACCGGGCGCTGCAGTATGCCGAGCAGCGTCGCGAGGAGTACCGCAAGCAGGGCCGGGCCGGTACCACCACGGTTCAGGATGTGATCAACGCCGATAACGACCTGACCGCTGCCAGGACCGCACAGATGGAGGCGCTGGAGACGTTTGCCTACACCGTCTCCAAGCTCTGGCGGGATGCGGGCGAGCTCCTCGAGCGTCAGGGAATCCAGATTGATGCGGCACAGCCGGAAAAGATCGTGGGAGATGATGGCGGGGAAGGATCGCCACCCAAAGGGGATGGGAAGCAGAGCGAAGAGACGACCTCCCCCTCCGTCGCGCTTCAGCGCGTGGCGTTTCACACTGACCGAGACGCCCTTGCCGTGTCAGACGGAGGGAATGCGCTCTTCACCGGGCCGGTGAAAACGGCATCGGAGCAGCCGGGAGACGTACTACCCCATCGTCAGGGTGACAGCCAGCCGGCGGCCGGAAGTGCCGGGTCGGCGAAGGGGGTGACCGTTCCGGGAGCTGATGCAAAGGTTCCCCAAGATGCGCCCTCCCCCACTGTCGAAGGGAGTGACCCATCCGGCAGAGAGAAGCGTTACACCCTGAGGATCGGAGAGTATGTGGCGAGAAGTGCGCTTGAGGAAAGCCGAAGCAAGGTCGCCGAAGCGGGCCTCTCCTCGACGGTGGAACAGGGGTCGAAAAAGACGGTGCAGATGCTTCGGCTCTACCTCGACGAATACCCGAATCGCGAGGCGGCCCGGATGGCCGTGGAGAAGCTTCGCGCCCTCGACGCCGATCCCTTCATCATCAGAAGCGGCGAACACCGTCACCGGGTCTACGCCGGCTCGTATTCCGACCGGGAGAGCGCCCTCCGGGAACAGGCGCGTCTCTCCGGCAAGGGGATGAAGTTACGCATGGTGGCCGCCTCCGTGACGATGCCGACCCTCGTGCTCGTGGCGGGTAATTTTTCGACGGAGGAGGCGGCGAGGATCGCGGTGGCGAGACTGGAAGAACGGGGGATACGGGCGAGCGTGGCGGAGAGCGGTCTCTAA
- a CDS encoding c-type cytochrome, which yields MKNMTKLAALFLALTMAQTAVVPAGYADDYATKVQKEQKEKQEKEKKDKERAEKERKEKKRNTSPKPVPAPTPTPTPAPVPKPTPAPTPAPAPAPAPTPAPTPAPTPAPTPAPAPTPAPTQTWALYNQYCAGCHGTAKQGRSASAIQSAISANIGGMGFLSSTLTSAQISALAAGQ from the coding sequence ATGAAGAATATGACGAAACTCGCAGCACTGTTCCTTGCCCTGACCATGGCTCAAACCGCGGTGGTTCCGGCCGGCTATGCCGATGACTATGCCACCAAGGTCCAGAAAGAGCAGAAGGAAAAGCAGGAAAAAGAGAAGAAGGATAAAGAGCGTGCCGAAAAGGAGCGCAAGGAGAAGAAGCGGAATACCTCGCCCAAGCCCGTTCCCGCTCCGACTCCGACCCCCACGCCGGCCCCGGTTCCGAAGCCTACGCCCGCTCCGACTCCGGCCCCGGCCCCGGCGCCTGCTCCCACTCCGGCGCCGACCCCGGCCCCCACGCCTGCTCCGACTCCGGCTCCGGCTCCGACTCCGGCTCCGACCCAGACCTGGGCTCTTTACAACCAGTACTGCGCCGGCTGCCACGGCACGGCAAAACAGGGTAGATCCGCTTCCGCCATTCAGAGCGCGATCAGCGCCAACATCGGCGGCATGGGCTTCCTCAGTAGCACGCTGACCTCCGCCCAGATCTCCGCCCTTGCTGCCGGGCAGTAA